The following coding sequences lie in one Halalkalicoccus subterraneus genomic window:
- a CDS encoding ABC transporter substrate-binding protein → MNSAVYRLPVVSPPRTDQDGSVERAPTPDGPTTDPTVREAISYCLDADEAVREFVEPMGRRVYSPLPRRVAEEWDLPVEQWAAIPNPKNTERVKRLFEEADETSGQLKILTSKDPVATEFAEALAGGLRDAGHGALVTSKPWSSYLETVVTGAASDYSLFVGEITGTSDPDSFLYPTSHENMAGKTNGVFERDDEVMEPILQARTTLDWMRRRDLYETAITGLLSDRALLPLCSMTNSFATTDRVRDFRVHLIPEVNPRLAGTDPVVEVRS, encoded by the coding sequence TTGAACAGCGCTGTCTATCGTCTCCCGGTAGTATCGCCACCGCGAACCGATCAGGACGGTTCCGTCGAGCGAGCCCCGACGCCGGACGGACCGACGACGGATCCGACGGTTCGCGAGGCGATCAGCTACTGTCTCGACGCCGACGAGGCCGTCCGGGAGTTCGTCGAACCGATGGGCCGGCGGGTCTATAGCCCCCTTCCGAGACGGGTCGCCGAGGAGTGGGACCTGCCCGTCGAGCAGTGGGCCGCGATCCCGAATCCGAAGAACACGGAGCGCGTGAAACGGCTGTTCGAGGAGGCAGACGAGACGAGCGGCCAACTGAAGATCCTGACGTCGAAGGACCCCGTCGCAACGGAGTTCGCCGAGGCGCTGGCGGGCGGGCTGCGGGACGCCGGTCACGGCGCGCTCGTCACCTCGAAACCGTGGTCGAGCTACCTCGAGACGGTCGTCACGGGTGCTGCGAGCGATTACTCGTTGTTCGTCGGTGAGATCACGGGCACCTCGGATCCGGACTCGTTTCTGTACCCGACGTCCCACGAGAACATGGCCGGGAAGACCAACGGCGTCTTCGAGCGCGACGACGAGGTGATGGAGCCCATTTTGCAGGCCCGGACCACTCTCGATTGGATGCGCCGCCGGGACCTCTACGAGACGGCGATTACGGGACTGCTCTCGGATCGGGCCCTCCTACCGCTCTGTTCGATGACCAACAGCTTCGCGACGACCGACCGGGTCCGGGACTTCCGGGTCCATCTGATCCCCGAGGTCAATCCGCGACTCGCGGGCACCGACCCCGTCGTGGAGGTCCGGTCGTGA
- a CDS encoding amino acid permease has product MFGVGTAVALGVGGIVGGGIYAAIGIVVAAAGVLTWFAYSLATVVVLCCAYSYVKLNEITDNSGGSVSFLEELTDRTTVAGVIGWTLVVGYIGTMAMYAYAFGAYGRMMLGIEYVWGLPIRQFLSVFVIAAFVGLNLLGAGSTAAVERYLVFVQAGIIGLFGPIALWFGFSNQILQIGFSELGRSLSSFDFNPIIAASVGFVSFEGWQLLFYDQEQFDDPDETIAKGIFISIPIAAFIYVLVGFVITSLLLEEVVAAQPEAALLYGGLVISKWLALANRDRGTINALPPLVGTVGSAAFFVMLTWYLYAQLPSVFWLVVLIAAAVFTVEAVYFERRSIAQGLREAERQL; this is encoded by the coding sequence ATGTTCGGCGTGGGGACGGCCGTTGCGCTCGGCGTGGGCGGGATCGTCGGCGGGGGGATCTACGCGGCGATCGGGATCGTCGTCGCGGCGGCCGGCGTGCTGACGTGGTTCGCCTACTCGCTCGCGACCGTCGTCGTGCTCTGTTGTGCCTACTCGTACGTCAAGCTCAACGAGATCACCGACAACAGCGGCGGTTCGGTGTCCTTCCTCGAGGAACTGACCGACCGGACGACGGTCGCGGGCGTCATCGGGTGGACTCTCGTCGTCGGCTACATCGGTACGATGGCGATGTACGCCTACGCGTTCGGTGCGTACGGCCGGATGATGCTCGGCATCGAGTACGTCTGGGGGCTGCCGATACGGCAGTTCCTCTCCGTGTTCGTCATCGCCGCCTTCGTCGGGCTGAACCTGTTGGGGGCGGGCTCGACGGCCGCCGTCGAGCGGTATCTCGTCTTCGTCCAGGCGGGGATCATTGGCCTGTTCGGCCCCATCGCGCTCTGGTTCGGCTTCTCGAACCAGATTCTCCAGATAGGGTTCTCCGAACTCGGCCGCTCGCTCTCGAGTTTCGATTTCAACCCGATCATCGCCGCCTCGGTCGGTTTCGTCTCCTTCGAGGGGTGGCAGCTGCTCTTTTACGACCAAGAGCAGTTCGACGACCCCGACGAGACGATCGCGAAGGGGATCTTCATCTCGATCCCGATCGCCGCGTTCATCTACGTCCTCGTCGGGTTCGTCATCACGAGCCTGCTGCTCGAGGAGGTCGTCGCCGCCCAGCCCGAGGCGGCGCTGCTCTACGGCGGGCTCGTGATCTCGAAGTGGCTCGCGCTCGCCAACCGCGACCGCGGGACCATCAACGCCCTCCCGCCGCTGGTCGGTACCGTCGGGTCTGCCGCCTTCTTCGTCATGCTTACGTGGTATCTCTACGCACAGCTTCCGTCGGTCTTCTGGCTCGTCGTTCTCATCGCGGCCGCGGTCTTCACCGTCGAGGCGGTCTACTTCGAGCGCAGGTCGATCGCGCAGGGGCTTCGCGAGGCCGAACGACAGCTGTGA